The genome window GATCTGCGCCAGGTACTCGGCGAAAACATCGCCTTCCTGATGCGGCACTACAAGCCGTCGCCCATGTGCGGCCCGCAGCGCGAGTTCCACTAAGCCAATAATCACCTTCACCAACATAGAGCAACCGAGGATTACAGAGCCGACAAAAAAGTGCTGACACCCCATCGCTAACCTGTGAAATCTGTTTGATTTTCTCAGTTGCTCAGTTGCTCGGTGCTTCAAAAAGTTTTTTTATCTTAATCTGGAGATAGAAACCAATGACCGACCTGTACAATAACAACCCCCTCATTCACCGGGACCGCCGGCTGAGCACGTCCGTTTCCGAGTGGGTGCGCTCCTTTGCCTGTGAAGACCTGAAGCCGCTCATCGTCTGCCGCGGTCCCATCCGCAAGGAGGCCATGGATGTCTTTGAGGAGATGGGAATCTCCCACTACGGCATCCTCCTCTCCGAGAAGGACTCCATAGTCTACGCCAATGCCCTGGCCCCGGAACTGCGCCAGTTGACCGATTCCAACCGGGTCCACCGAGTGCCCGACTATACCGGCGCCACCAAGGAGGAGCGGGTCGAGCGGATCGGCCAGATCATCCAGATCGCCAAGGACAACGGCTACGACTCCATCTTCGCCGGTTACGGCTTCATGGCCGAAGACGAGGAGTTCGTGGCAGCCATCGAAAACGCCGGTCTCTCCTTCATGGGCCCCAACTCCTGCACCCAGGCGGACGCCGGCAAGAAGGACGAGGCCAAGCGGACCGCCCTGCAGGTAGGGGTCAGCGTTACCCCCGGCATCAACAACGTTACCGCCCGGACCCTGGTCGCGAAGCACCCGACCCGCGAGGCACTCCTGGCCCTGGCAAAGGCCAATGGCCTCGACGTGGATGTCAAGGTACTTGGAGACGCGAAGCTTTCCCTGGAAGAGCTTGCCGACGAGATCCTCTACGCCTCCTACGCCAAGGGGATCGACCTCTACTCCATTGAGGAACTCTCCGCCCAGGTGCAGGTGGAAGTGGAGAACATGTTCCGGGAGTACCCCGGCAGCCGGATCCGCCTCAAGGCCATCGGCGGTGGCGGCGGCAAGGGACAGCGGATTCTCGGCGCCTCCCTCCTCAACATCAAGAAGCCCACCGACGCCCGGATCAAGGAAGCGGCCGCCGAGGCCCCGGGCCTGGTCCGGGAGGTCCTGAACGAGGTCAAGGCCAACGGCGTGGGCGACAACAAAAACGTCCTGATCGAGCTCAACATCGAGCAGACCCGCCATAACGAAATCCAGCTCCTGGGCAATGGCGAGTGGTGCATCTCCATGGGGGGCCGCGACTGCTCCCTCCAGATGCACGAGCAGAAACTCCTGGAAATCTCCGTCACCCAGGAAGGGCTGGCAGCTGCCATCGACAAGGCCAAGAATGCCGGGCGCACCGCCGAGGTGAAGGCCCTGGAGAGCGATCTCAAGGTCCTCAAGCGGATGGAGGAGGATGCCGCCAAATTCGGTGTTGCCGTAGGGCTCGACTCCGCCTCAACCTTCGAGTGCATCGTGGACCGGGACCGCTACTACTTCATGGAGGTGAACACCCGCATCCAGGTGGAGCACCGGGTCTCGGAGCTCTGCTACTCCCTCAAGTTCACCAACCCCAAGGACAAGAACGACTTTTTCATCGTCGAATCCCTGGTTGAGGCCATGGCGCTTCTGGTGCGCCACAAGAAGCGGCTCCCCAAGCCGGAACGGATTCCCCGGTTCGCGCCGGCGCCGAGGCGCGCCTCAACGCCACCGACGCCTCCCTCTCCCCCCACGCCGGCGGCATGATTCGCTACTGGTCGGCCCCCATCGAAGGGGAAATCCGCGATGATCAGGGAATCTGCCTGGTCAACCCCGACACCGGCATGTTCATGCGCTACAAGGTTGCCGGAGCCTACGACTCCAACATCGCCCTCCTCCTCACCAAGGGGGAGGACCGCCTCGACAGCTACCTGAAACTCTCCGAGGTGCTGGGCAAGACCACCCTGCGGGGAACCGACCTGGCCACCAACCTGGAGTTCCACTACGGCCTGGTCAACTGGTTCCTCGGCCAGAACGTCATGGCCAAGCCGACCACCCGCTTCGTGGTTCCCTACCTGACCCTGGTGGGCTTGTTGAAGGAAGAGGCCAACAAGCTCGATACCCTCTTTGCCTTCATCCAGATGAAAAAAGCCTATGCCAAGAAAATGGCCGAGCAGTTCCCCGATGACCCGAAGATCGCCAAGGAGATGTCCGCGATCCTCGATCGCAAGGGGACCCTCGTCACCCGTCCCATGGACCGGCTCCTGGCCGATCCCCACCTCCTCTCGGGGTGGCTCTCCGTCAACCGGAAGAACTTCGCCATGGAAAACGGAAGGTGGTCTGGCACGACAACCCCTTCGTGATCCTGGGGGACACCTACGAGTACCTCAACATGTCCTATGACCCGGCAGCACCGGCCGCCGACGTCATCTGGAGCCACGATAACGACCTGCTCCAGAGGGGGCTGCGTTTTTACACCACCCTGGCCGGGAAGTTCAACCTCGGGCTCCACGAGTTCGATGCCCTCTCGGCCCTCCTGGCCAACGAGAAGCCCCAGGGCGGGTTCTCTGCCGGGGAGTGGCTTGAAATCCAGTCGGCTCACATGGGCTTCGAGGCGGGCCTCGAACTTCTCGGCATGCTCTTCATCATCGCCGAGACCGTGAAGTTCTGGGACTTCAAGGTGGAGGAAGACCTGGAGGTCACCATCCCCGACTACCTGAACGATCCGGAGTTACAGGCCAGGATGAAGAAGGTGCTGGTCCCCCCTCCGGCCACCAAGCCGACGAGGTCGTTGCCATGTGCGGCGGCATGTACTACGGCCAGGAAGCCCCGGGCATGCCCCCCTTCGTAACCGAGGGGATGCATTTCGAGAAGGGGCAGCCCCTCTACATCATCGAAGTCATGAAGATGTTCAACACCGTCCGGGCCACCTTCTCGGGCACCATCGACAAGATCATCATGCAGGGGGCCGACGGCAGCATCGTCCAGAAGGGGCAGCCCCTCTTCAAAGTAACGCCTGACGAGAAATTCGTGGAAGTGAACCCGGAAGAACTGGAGCAGATCAAGCGCGAACGGACCGCAGCCTATCTCAAGGCTGTTCTCTAGGCGCGGGGCGGACTGATACGCAGAGGGCTCCGTGCCACATCCGGAAGCCCTCACCGTACCCGCCGACCCTGCCCGAAAAGGCGGGGTCGGCTTTTATGGGGCGCAGGACGTCAGCGGCACCCTGCGCCACAGAACCCGCAGACAGGGCGTAGCGCAGCACAGCCCCGACGAATACCACTTACCGCCATAGAGGAGGATACCGTGAAAAAAGGGAAACTGATCGTTATCGAGGGAATCAGCGGCTCCGGCCAGCAGGTCAAGGCAGGCATCGTGGCGCTCCACAGCACCCTCGTGGAGAACAAGTACGATGTCGTCGAATGCGCCAATCCCGATTCAGGCCGGGCAAAGGAACTGGGAATCGCCAACCTGCTCAACTGGCCCTTCGGCAGAACCCCCCGGGCCGACTTCTTGTTCGAGAGCGCGGTCCGGACCGAAGTATTCAAGAACGTCGTCGAGCCAGCCCTGGAGCAGGACAAGATAGTTCTCTGCAAGCAATCGAGCATTTCATCCCTGGCAAACGCCTGGGTCAGCGGCTACACCAAGCATTTCGACGTATTGCGCCATATTGACAAGATTTCCAGGGGATTTCTCTTCGAGGACGAGATCTATCCGGATCTGACCATCTTCATCGACGTACCGGCCCAGGAGGCCTTCGAGCGGGTCGAGGACGTCCTTCAGATCCACCACGAAGGGGGTATCGACTACTACAATCAGATGCGCGAGTTCTATCTCAAGGAGATTTCCCGGTGGCGCGGGGTCAGAATCGACGCCTCCGCCGACAGGCATCCTGAAATAATCAATGCCGAAATCTGGGACGTGGTCAAGAAAATCCTCTAGGCCACGCCCGTGCACCACACCGCAGCTCTGACGCCCCGGATGGGGCGTCTCTGCGTACGGTGCCATGACTCTGCAGAAAACTCAGAGACTCCCAACGCATCAGAAGGAGATATCCATGAGCATCAGCGAAAAGAAACAGGCTTGGCAGGATACTGTCGTAGCCAAGAATATTGCCAAGGCGCCCGAGCGGAAGGCCGAGTTCCGGACCACCTCCGGCATCGAGATGGAGCGCTGCTTCACCCCGGCGTTCGAAGACTACCCGGGTTACGGGGAAACCCTCGGCTTCCCGGGCCAGTACCCCTTTACCCGGGGCGTACAGCCCACCATGTACCGGGGGCGTTTCTGGACCATGCGGCAGTACGCCGGCTTCGGCACGGCGAAAGAGTCCAACGAGCGCTACAAATACCTCCTCCAGGCGGGTCAGACCGGTCTTTCCGTCGCCTTCGACCTTCCCACTCAGATGGGCTACGATTCCGATGCCGCCATGGCCGCCGGCGAGGTGGGCAAGGTGGGGGTCGCCATCGACTCCCTGGCCGACATGGAAGTGCTCTTCGACGGCATCCCCCTTGACCAGGTCTCCACCTCCATGACCATCAACTCAACGGCCGCCATCCTCCTTGCCATGTATATTGCCGTGGCCGAGAAACAGGGGGTGCCGGCCGACAAGATTTCCGGCACCATCCAGAACGACATCCTCAAGGAATACATGGCACGCGGCACCTACATCTACCCCCCTCGCGAGTCCATGCGGATCATCACCGACATCTTCGCCTACTGCAAAGACTGCGTTCCCAAATGGAACACCATCTCCATCTCCGGCTACCATATCCGCGAGGCCGGCTCCAGCGCGGTGCAGGAAGTGGCGTTCACCCTGGCCGACGGCATCGCCTACGTGGATGCCGCCATCAAGGCAGGCCTGTCGGTTGATGAATTCGCCCCCCGTCTTGCCTTCTTCTTCAACGCGCACAACAACCTGCTGGAGGAAGTGGCGAAATTCAGGGCCGCCCGTCGCATGTGGGCCACCATCATGAAGGAACGCTTCGGCGCCAAGGACCCCCGGTCCATGATGCTGCGTTTCCACACCCAGACCGCCGGCTGCACCCTCACCGCCCAGCAGCCCGACAACAACATCATGCGGGTCACCATCCAGGCGCTGGCAGCGGTGCTTGGCGGCACCCAGTCGCTCCACACCAACTCCCGCGACGAGGCATTGGCGCTGCCCACCGAGGATTCGGTCCGTATCGCGCTCCGCACCCAGCAGGTCATCGCCTATGAATCGGGCGCCGCCGACTCCATTGACCCGCTGGCCGGCAGTTTCCTCGTGGAATCCCTCACCGACCAGATCGAACGGGCCGCGTTCGACTACATCGAGAAGATCGACCGCCTCGGCGGAGCAGTGGAGGCCATCTCGCGCGGCTTCCAGCAGAAGGAGATCCAGGACTCGGCCTATGCCTACCAGCGTGCCATCGAAACCGATGACATGATCATCGTCGGGGTCAACCGGTTCACCATCCAGAACGAGCCCCAGCCCGAACTCCTCAGAATCAAGGAAGAGGTGGAGATCGCCCAGAGGAAAGCGCTCGCCGAGATGAAAACCAAGCGGGACAGCGCGAAGATCCAGGAGGCTCTCAAGGCCCTCGAAGCCGCTGCGCGGGGCACCGACAACCTGATGCCCCCCATCCTGCAGGCCGTCAAGACCTATGCTACCCTTGGCGAGATTGCGACGTACTGAGGGGTGTCTTCGGTGTGCACCGGGAGACGGTGGTTCTGTAGCTCCATCAAGGGACGGCTCAAACGAGCCGTCCCTTCAGTGAAAAGGACACGCAAATGCTCAGTAAAATCAACCACATCGGCATCGCCGTCAAATCCCTCGACGAAGCAGCCCCCTTTTACCGCGACCATCTCGGCATGGCCTTCACGGGAACCGAAGAAGTGGCAGAGCAGAAGGTCCGGGTTGCCTTCTTCCAGATCGGTGAAACCAAGATCGAACTCCTGGAGCCCACGGCCGAAGACAGCCCCATCGCCAAATTCCTGGAAAAGAACGGCAACGGAATTCATCATATCGCCTATGAGGTGGATGATATTGAAGCGGCCATCGCGAAACTGGTCGCGGACGGAACCCGGATGATCGACAGCGCGCCCCGCGCCGGCGCGCACGGGGCGCGCATCGCCTTTGTTCATCCGAAGAGCAGCGGCGGCGTTCTCACGGAACTGTGCCAGGCAGGGCACTGAGCGTCAACCTGTGGCGGGAGGGTCTGCCGATGCAGTCTGCCACTGAATTTTCTCTTGACTTTTGTCCTGCATTGACTATAGTGGCGTAAATTTTAAAACACCATTTTGTTTCGAGGTGATGGCAACGAAACACGGCTGCAACATGGGAACAGCAGAGAGCTGCGGATGCACGTCCATGAATTACGACTATTTTGGCATTGACAGACAAGCCCTTAATGGGCGATAGTTAATCGGCTTGAGGACCTTGATGCGAATGTATCCGGATAATCGTGCGATCCTGCATATATGTAACAAGAGAAAACCCTTTCCGCGCCTGATGCATCAGGTGGTGTAAAGGGTTTGTCTTTTGGAGGGGGTACCATCGGGATACGTATCCGATACTTGATCTGAAAGGTGGTGATCAACGGGGCTTCTTACGCATTCAAGGCAGGCTTCACCAGCAACCATGCTGTCTTATCACCAATGAAGGAGGCAATGATGAAAAAGAAGATTTTTGCAGTGGCTGCCGCCGGTGCCATGACCGCTGCGACGGCAGTTCCGGCCCTGGCGCTGGAGAACGAGTTCCACGGGATGTTCCGGGTGTTCGGGACCATTTCCAACTATGGTTCCACTAATGCTTCTGGCAGCACCATCGCTGGCGTCCTCACGCCGGACCTGTCCAGCGACGCCCCCACGCGGGGTTACATGGAGCAGCGGGCACGCCTCATGTACATCGCCAAGGCCAACGACGACCTGAAACTGGTCACTCACTTCGAGATCGACTCCCGCTGGGGCGACAACGCGTACAACAGCAACAATACCACCCGCAATAACGGTGGCGCGATCGGCGCCGACCAGACAAACCTGGAAACGAAGAACGTTTACCTGGACTTCAACATTCCGTCCACGCCCCTCAACTTCAAGGTCGGTATCCAGCCCTGGGTCGACTCCTACGGCGGCATACTCGTGAACGCCGACATGGCCGGCGCCTTGGCGACCGCAAAGTACGCCGGGTTCACCAATTCACTCGGCTGGTTCCGGTTCAACGAAGATGCAGGTTCCCTGCCCGGCAAGGCAACCCGCGACTTCATGATCCTCGACACCAAGTACAACCTCTCCAAGGACATCAGAATCGGTGGGTCCTACTACCTCCTCACTGACGACCGCGCTGCCAGCGACAACACCTATACCCACATGATCGGCGTCAACGCCGACATGAAGTTCGATCCGGTGACCGTCGGAGCGTTCGGTATGTACCAGTTCGGCGACACCCCCTCCACTGTCAACAGTGACCTGAGCGCCTTCCTCGTCGGCACTACCGCCAAGGCCAAGGTCGGCATCGGCACCGTAAAGCTTGCCGCCCTCTACGTGTCTGGTGAGCAAAACGCCAACACCGACAGCAGCGCCTTCCAGCCGATCAACTCCGAGAGCAGCTTCTACGCCGCCGACATGCAGATCATGCTCCGCAACAAGTGGAACGTCAACAATGATCGCTCGCTCGTCCAGAACATCTCCAACTTCTACGGCGCCTTTGTCGCTACGACGCCAACATCACCGACAAGCTCTTTGCCAACGTGAACGCAGGCTTCGGCTTCGCCGCACAGACCGCCGGAAAGGGCACTGCCGCTGAACCCGACAGCAGCTATCGCGGCACTGAACTCAACGCCGAAGTCGGCTACAAACTCTTCGACAACATGACCGTCATGGCCCAGGGCGCTTACTTCATCCTCGGCGACTTCTATCAGAAGACGAAGGGTGGCGTCGACAACAATCTGGATGACCCCTATCAGGCACGCCTGATGGTGAACTACGCGTTCTAAGCGATGTGCCGCATCGGGAACTGCTTGTTCCCGATGCAGCGCTTGCAAATTTTCAACTGCCTGCTTTACTGGGCAGTACCAGTTCCATTACTTGAATCGGAGGTTAATTCATGAAAAAGATGGCAATCATGGTTATGGCCGCCTTCATGATGTCGGCCACGGTGCCGGCTCTCGCGGCAGAAATGACCAAGGAAGAGAAGGACATGTGCCTCCTGGCGTCCAAGAACTGCGGCATGGAGGTCGATTCGCTCCAGAAGAAGATCAAGAAGCTTAACGCCGAAATCAAGAAGGGCAAGAAGGTCTACTCGGCCGATGAGATCAAGAAGCTCCAGCAAAAGCTGGATGAGGCCAACAGCCTGCTCGACCAGATCCTCACCGGCACTGGCGGCGGCAACTAAGCCCAGCGCGACATGGCAGTTCCCCGAGGGAGAGGAAACTCTCCCCTCTTTTCGTTCAACGCCTTGCATTGCCTGCATTTTCGCCACTATTGCTTTGACATGGCTGGTGCGGTTTGCAATAATCTGCCGGTCACGGCTTCAGCCTGCGCATCCAATTACAGAGCCTTCGGGGGCCACGATGAAAAAGCTTGCCATTTTTGCCTGTTCCTTGCTGCTGCTCATCCTTGCTGCCGGCATCGCATCCGCAGCCCAGATCAAGGTGTACGTCTCGGAGTTTGCCATAACCGGGGCCGCCAACAAGGATGAACTGAAGACGACCCTTCAGACGCTCCTCGCTTCTCGCCTGAGCGGTGACTCGCTGCTGTCGGTGGATTCTCCGGCCGGGGCCGATGTCCTGGTAAAAGGGAGCTACATCGCCTTCGGCAAAATCTTCAGCATCGATGCAGTGGCACGGGACGCGGGGGGCAGGGTCATCGCCCGCTCCTTCCAGCAGGGCGAGAGCAGGATGAGTTGATCCCCGCAGTGGGCAAGCTCGGGCAAGGACTGGCAACAGAGATCGCTGCCAAGGCGGCCGCCGCACCATCCACGCCGGCGCAGCCCCTGCGCAGCATGCCGGCACCTGTCGCGCAGGACATCGAAAAACCGGAGCAGGCGAGCGGCGGCGACATCGTGCGCACCCCATTGGCCAGCGATATCGTAAAGCCCCAGGATGTTACCAGAACAGCCAGTGGCGGTTGGCTGAGTCAACGGCTCACCGGCGAACTCATGGCCATCGCCCCCGGCAAGCTCATGGCCGATGGCTCCCAGGACTTCTACATTGCCGGCGACAAGTCCCTTCGGCTGTACCGCAAGAGCGACAGCCTCAAGCTCCTGGCCGAGGTAACCTTCGGGGCGCGGGAAAAAGTGCTCGGCATCGATTCGGCCGATCTGGACAAAGACGGTATGCCCGAGGCGTATGTAACCATCATGGACGGCGAATCCCTCGCCTCCCAGGTCTGGGTCGCCGACGGCAACAACCTCAAGCGGGTTG of Geobacter anodireducens contains these proteins:
- a CDS encoding methylmalonyl-CoA epimerase → MLSKINHIGIAVKSLDEAAPFYRDHLGMAFTGTEEVAEQKVRVAFFQIGETKIELLEPTAEDSPIAKFLEKNGNGIHHIAYEVDDIEAAIAKLVADGTRMIDSAPRAGAHGARIAFVHPKSSGGVLTELCQAGH
- a CDS encoding thymidylate kinase, with the protein product MKKGKLIVIEGISGSGQQVKAGIVALHSTLVENKYDVVECANPDSGRAKELGIANLLNWPFGRTPRADFLFESAVRTEVFKNVVEPALEQDKIVLCKQSSISSLANAWVSGYTKHFDVLRHIDKISRGFLFEDEIYPDLTIFIDVPAQEAFERVEDVLQIHHEGGIDYYNQMREFYLKEISRWRGVRIDASADRHPEIINAEIWDVVKKIL